In Leisingera methylohalidivorans DSM 14336, a single genomic region encodes these proteins:
- a CDS encoding helix-turn-helix domain-containing protein, with the protein MFDMNITEHISANGLSREKICQEAGISRAFLSLIERNERSPGPQTVGRLAKALGVSVRDLRPDLAGLFGDAA; encoded by the coding sequence ATGTTCGATATGAATATCACCGAACACATCAGTGCAAACGGGCTTTCGCGTGAAAAGATCTGCCAAGAGGCGGGGATTTCCCGCGCCTTCCTCAGCCTGATCGAACGCAATGAGCGCAGCCCCGGGCCGCAGACTGTCGGGAGGCTGGCAAAGGCTCTCGGCGTCAGTGTCCGAGATCTGCGCCCGGATTTGGCTGGCCTCTTCGGGGATGCCGCCTAA
- a CDS encoding helix-turn-helix transcriptional regulator, translating into MATIQPAALRESNAAAFLDLSVTKFRNLVRRGALPGPVRLADGVERWRADDLRAILSGTAARPSEDFEL; encoded by the coding sequence ATGGCGACCATTCAACCTGCCGCCTTACGCGAATCCAACGCGGCTGCCTTTCTGGACCTGTCCGTGACCAAGTTCCGCAATCTGGTCCGGCGCGGCGCCCTGCCCGGCCCTGTGCGGCTGGCAGATGGCGTGGAGCGCTGGCGCGCCGACGATCTGCGCGCCATACTCAGCGGCACCGCTGCGCGGCCGTCCGAGGACTTTGAGCTGTGA
- the putA gene encoding bifunctional proline dehydrogenase/L-glutamate gamma-semialdehyde dehydrogenase PutA, which produces MTPQPKLRHRIDAGTYANQTAMRDQLIAQAALSEADRARICSNAAALVRDIRGHSAPGLMEVFLAEYGLSTDEGVALMCLAEALLRVPDAETIDALIEDKIAPSDWGKHLGKSTSSLVNASTWALMLTGKVLDEERSPIGALRGAIKRLGEPVIRTAVSRAMKEMGRQFVLGETIESAMDRAAGMEAKGYTYSYDMLGEAARTEADAARYHLSYSKAISAIAAACNSDDIRKNPGISVKLSALHPRYELAQDASVMEHLVPRLKALALLAKAAKMGLNIDAEEADRLSLSLEVIEAVVSDPALAGWDGFGVVVQAYGPRTGLAIDALHEMAETYDRRFMVRLVKGAYWDTEIKRAQVEGVDGFPVFTNKALTDVSYISNARKLLGMTDRIYPQFATHNAHTVAAILHIAADKDNAAYEFQRLHGMGETLHQMVLEQNRTNCRIYAPVGAHRDLLAYLVRRLLENGANSSFVNQIVDENVPPEVVAADPFAAAADVTRKIPTGPELYAPERPNSKGFDLGHAPTLAKIEEARAPWRSRQWQAAPLLAGDAQPETAKDVTSPTDHRVVGTVSQCSPEDVELALALADPWDAPAAERAAILDKAADLYEENFGELFAILAREAGKTVPDAVAELREAVDFMRYYAARIPDAPPAGIFSCISPWNFPLAIFTGQVAAALAAGNAVLAKPADQTPLIAHRAVQLMHEAGVPRSALQLVPGRGSVVGAAITSDPRVNGVAFTGSTATAMRIRQAMADNLQPGAPLIAETGGLNAMIVDSTALPEQTVQAVIESAFQSAGQRCSALRCLYLQEDIADTVLKMLKGAMDCLHLDDPWHLSTDSGPVIDEGARAGILAHVAKARAEGRVLKEMPAPQGGTFVAPTMIEIPGISALEEEIFGPVLHVARFKSQQLDQVISDINATGYGLTFGLHTRIDDRVQHVCDRVHAGNIYVNRNQIGAIVGSQPFGGEGLSGTGPKAGGPYYLSRFCAPDRQQSNAVWETTFAELPGESGVPLRPVTTTLPGPTGESNRLTVSARPPLLCMGPGPKAAAEQAKEVIGLGGTAIAAHGMFDLHRLEAIQGIAGVLWWGDEATGREIEQWLAKRDGPIIPLIPGTPDRARVLAERHVCVDTTASGGNADLLGGNA; this is translated from the coding sequence ATGACACCCCAACCAAAACTGCGCCACCGGATCGACGCCGGAACCTATGCCAATCAAACCGCGATGCGTGACCAGCTGATTGCTCAGGCAGCCCTGTCCGAGGCCGACCGCGCCCGGATCTGTTCCAATGCTGCCGCGCTCGTGCGCGACATCCGCGGCCATTCGGCGCCCGGCCTGATGGAAGTATTCCTGGCCGAATACGGTCTTTCCACCGACGAAGGCGTGGCTCTGATGTGCCTGGCCGAGGCGCTGCTGCGGGTGCCGGATGCCGAAACCATCGATGCGCTGATCGAGGACAAAATCGCGCCCTCCGACTGGGGCAAGCATCTGGGCAAGTCCACGTCTTCGCTGGTCAATGCTTCGACCTGGGCGCTGATGCTGACCGGCAAGGTGCTGGACGAGGAACGCAGCCCGATCGGTGCCCTGCGCGGTGCCATCAAGCGCCTGGGCGAGCCGGTAATCCGCACCGCCGTCAGCCGCGCGATGAAGGAGATGGGCCGCCAGTTCGTGCTGGGTGAGACCATCGAAAGCGCGATGGACCGCGCTGCGGGCATGGAAGCCAAGGGCTATACGTACTCCTATGACATGCTGGGCGAGGCCGCCCGGACCGAGGCTGACGCAGCCCGCTATCACCTGTCCTACTCCAAGGCGATCTCGGCCATTGCCGCCGCCTGCAACAGTGATGACATCCGCAAGAATCCCGGCATCTCGGTGAAACTGTCCGCGCTGCATCCGCGCTATGAGCTGGCGCAGGACGCCAGCGTGATGGAGCACCTGGTGCCGCGGCTGAAGGCGCTGGCGCTGCTGGCCAAGGCTGCGAAAATGGGTCTCAACATCGACGCCGAGGAGGCTGACCGCCTGTCGCTGTCGCTGGAGGTGATCGAGGCGGTGGTTTCTGATCCGGCGCTGGCCGGCTGGGACGGCTTTGGCGTGGTGGTGCAGGCCTACGGGCCGCGCACAGGCCTGGCGATCGACGCACTGCATGAAATGGCAGAGACCTATGACCGCCGTTTCATGGTGCGGCTGGTGAAAGGCGCTTACTGGGACACCGAGATTAAACGTGCCCAGGTCGAAGGCGTGGATGGGTTTCCCGTGTTCACCAACAAGGCGCTGACCGATGTGTCCTATATCTCCAACGCCCGCAAGCTGCTGGGCATGACGGACCGGATCTATCCGCAGTTCGCAACTCACAATGCTCATACCGTTGCCGCCATCCTGCATATCGCCGCAGACAAGGACAACGCAGCCTACGAGTTCCAGCGCTTGCACGGCATGGGCGAGACCCTGCACCAGATGGTGCTGGAGCAGAACAGGACCAACTGCCGGATCTACGCACCGGTGGGTGCGCACCGCGACCTGCTGGCCTATCTGGTCCGCCGCCTGCTGGAAAACGGCGCCAACTCGTCCTTTGTGAACCAGATCGTGGATGAGAACGTGCCACCAGAGGTCGTGGCTGCTGATCCGTTTGCTGCCGCCGCGGACGTGACCCGCAAGATCCCGACCGGGCCGGAGCTCTACGCCCCGGAACGCCCCAACTCCAAAGGCTTCGACCTGGGCCATGCGCCGACGCTGGCAAAGATCGAAGAAGCTCGCGCGCCCTGGCGCAGCCGCCAGTGGCAGGCCGCGCCGCTGCTGGCAGGCGACGCCCAGCCGGAGACCGCCAAGGACGTGACCAGCCCCACTGACCACCGCGTTGTTGGCACCGTCAGCCAGTGCAGCCCGGAGGATGTCGAACTGGCGCTGGCGCTGGCCGACCCATGGGACGCTCCGGCGGCGGAACGCGCCGCGATCCTGGACAAGGCCGCCGACCTTTACGAAGAAAACTTCGGCGAGCTGTTCGCCATCCTGGCCCGCGAGGCCGGCAAGACCGTTCCCGATGCGGTGGCCGAACTGCGCGAGGCGGTGGATTTCATGCGCTATTATGCGGCCCGCATCCCCGATGCGCCGCCGGCTGGGATCTTCTCCTGCATTTCGCCCTGGAACTTCCCGCTTGCGATCTTCACCGGTCAGGTTGCAGCGGCGCTGGCGGCAGGCAACGCGGTGCTGGCAAAACCCGCCGACCAGACCCCGCTGATTGCTCACCGCGCCGTGCAGCTGATGCACGAGGCCGGCGTGCCGCGCAGCGCCCTGCAACTGGTGCCGGGCCGCGGCAGCGTGGTCGGTGCGGCAATCACCTCCGATCCGCGGGTCAATGGCGTGGCCTTCACCGGCTCCACCGCCACTGCCATGCGCATCCGCCAGGCGATGGCCGACAACCTGCAGCCCGGCGCGCCGCTGATAGCGGAAACCGGCGGCCTGAACGCGATGATCGTCGACTCAACCGCCCTGCCTGAGCAAACCGTGCAGGCGGTGATCGAAAGCGCCTTCCAGTCGGCGGGTCAGCGCTGCTCCGCCCTGCGCTGCCTCTATCTGCAGGAGGACATTGCCGACACCGTTCTGAAGATGCTGAAGGGCGCAATGGATTGCCTGCATCTGGATGACCCCTGGCATCTGTCTACCGACAGCGGTCCGGTGATTGACGAAGGCGCCCGTGCGGGAATTCTCGCCCATGTCGCCAAGGCCCGTGCCGAAGGCCGCGTGCTGAAGGAAATGCCTGCTCCGCAAGGCGGTACCTTTGTCGCCCCAACGATGATAGAAATTCCCGGCATCAGCGCCCTGGAGGAAGAGATTTTTGGTCCTGTTCTTCATGTGGCGCGGTTCAAATCCCAACAATTGGATCAGGTCATTTCCGACATCAACGCAACCGGTTACGGCCTCACCTTCGGGCTGCACACCCGTATCGACGACCGGGTGCAGCATGTCTGCGACCGGGTGCATGCAGGGAACATCTATGTGAACCGCAACCAGATCGGCGCCATTGTCGGCAGCCAGCCGTTCGGCGGCGAGGGTCTGTCCGGCACCGGCCCCAAGGCGGGCGGCCCCTACTACCTCAGCCGTTTCTGCGCGCCGGACCGTCAGCAAAGCAACGCTGTGTGGGAGACCACCTTTGCTGAACTGCCTGGGGAAAGCGGCGTGCCTTTGCGCCCCGTGACCACCACCCTGCCCGGCCCGACCGGGGAATCGAACCGCCTGACCGTCTCGGCCCGCCCGCCGCTGTTGTGCATGGGACCGGGGCCCAAGGCCGCGGCGGAACAGGCCAAAGAGGTGATCGGTCTTGGCGGCACCGCAATTGCGGCGCACGGGATGTTCGATCTGCACCGGCTGGAGGCGATCCAGGGCATTGCCGGCGTGTTGTGGTGGGGCGACGAGGCAACGGGCCGCGAGATCGAACAGTGGCTGGCCAAGCGCGACGGCCCGATCATCCCGCTGATCCCCGGCACGCCAGACCGTGCCCGCGTCCTGGCTGAACGCCACGTCTGCGTTGACACAACCGCCTCGGGCGGCAACGCGGACCTGCTGGGCGGCAACGCCTGA
- a CDS encoding Lrp/AsnC family transcriptional regulator, producing MNFPELDRFDRAILNVLSEDGRISIADLARKIGLSKTPTQTRLRRLEAEGIITGYRALVDPIRLGLDHVAFVEVKLDDTREAALVKFNAAVVKLPEIEQAFMMASHFDYLLKVRTRSMTDYRAVLGEKISSLPHVASTSTYVAMEAVKEDGALAPL from the coding sequence ATGAACTTTCCTGAACTGGATCGGTTTGATCGGGCGATTCTGAATGTGCTGAGTGAGGACGGCCGGATTTCCATTGCCGATCTGGCCCGCAAAATCGGCCTGTCGAAAACGCCCACCCAGACCCGGCTCAGGCGGCTGGAGGCTGAGGGCATCATTACCGGTTACCGCGCTCTGGTGGACCCGATCCGGCTGGGCCTGGATCACGTCGCCTTTGTCGAGGTGAAACTGGACGACACCCGCGAGGCGGCGCTGGTCAAGTTCAACGCGGCTGTGGTGAAGCTGCCGGAGATCGAACAGGCCTTTATGATGGCGTCGCATTTCGATTATCTGCTGAAGGTGCGGACCCGCTCGATGACCGATTACCGGGCGGTGCTGGGGGAAAAGATTTCCTCGCTGCCGCATGTCGCCTCAACCTCGACCTATGTGGCGATGGAAGCGGTCAAGGAAGACGGCGCACTGGCACCCCTGTAG
- a CDS encoding HNH endonuclease, protein MSRPVKEWIGKTDTTPAPTRVKARIVMAQDGICACGCGAKLGASGEAIEFDHEDALILGGENREANLRALRRPCHRVKTNQDVAQKSVEARKRAKHLGLHQPKSALPGSRNTKWKKKISGEVVPR, encoded by the coding sequence ATGAGCCGTCCGGTCAAAGAATGGATTGGGAAGACCGACACCACCCCGGCGCCCACCCGCGTGAAAGCCCGGATCGTCATGGCGCAGGACGGCATTTGCGCCTGCGGTTGCGGCGCCAAGCTGGGCGCCTCCGGAGAGGCTATCGAGTTCGATCATGAGGACGCCCTGATCCTTGGCGGCGAAAACCGGGAGGCCAACCTGCGCGCCCTGCGCCGGCCATGCCACCGCGTCAAGACGAACCAAGACGTTGCGCAGAAGTCGGTCGAGGCCAGAAAGCGTGCCAAACACCTTGGCCTGCACCAACCCAAGAGCGCCCTGCCCGGCAGCAGAAACACCAAATGGAAGAAGAAAATAAGCGGCGAAGTTGTTCCCCGCTAA
- a CDS encoding helix-turn-helix domain-containing protein, with protein sequence MSAVFESETLGATERLIMLALADHADDEGRCYPSIPRLCQRTGLGERAVQTNIRKLQAQGYVEIIPGAGRNGSNLYFVRPTPAPDAPPQEMHPAPDAPPQEMHPAPDAPPPRTKCTSTPAPDAPKPSGTIIEPSVPPVGPPPKKPGKARSRGTRLPDDWVLPRGWREWAISEGWAENTIRLEAEKFQDYWRSAPGQKGVKLDWQATWRNWMRNSKTPKLTPISGGHHEPSRHPDRLQRVVTAAAAGTSGQDWG encoded by the coding sequence ATGTCAGCCGTATTCGAGAGCGAGACACTGGGCGCCACAGAGCGACTTATTATGCTCGCCCTTGCGGATCACGCTGATGACGAGGGGCGCTGTTATCCGTCCATTCCTCGCTTGTGCCAGCGCACCGGCCTCGGAGAGCGGGCAGTTCAGACAAACATCAGGAAGCTCCAAGCGCAAGGTTATGTAGAGATTATCCCCGGTGCAGGCCGGAACGGATCAAACCTGTATTTCGTGCGCCCGACCCCCGCACCAGATGCACCCCCGCAGGAAATGCACCCCGCACCAGATGCACCCCCGCAGGAAATGCACCCCGCACCAGATGCACCACCCCCCCGCACGAAATGCACCTCTACCCCCGCACCAGATGCACCCAAACCGTCAGGAACCATCATTGAACCGTCAGTACCCCCTGTAGGTCCCCCGCCGAAAAAGCCGGGCAAGGCGCGCAGTCGAGGAACACGCTTGCCCGATGATTGGGTTCTGCCCCGGGGCTGGCGCGAATGGGCGATTTCCGAAGGCTGGGCTGAAAACACGATCAGGCTCGAAGCCGAAAAATTCCAGGACTATTGGCGCAGCGCGCCAGGCCAGAAGGGCGTCAAGCTGGACTGGCAAGCGACCTGGCGCAACTGGATGCGCAATTCCAAGACACCAAAGCTCACCCCGATTTCAGGAGGCCACCATGAACCTTCCCGCCACCCCGACCGGCTTCAACGCGTTGTCACCGCAGCAGCAGCAGGAACATCGGGCCAAGATTGGGGTTAG
- a CDS encoding XRE family transcriptional regulator, whose protein sequence is MKFSIREKRLAAGFTQEDMADQLGISTGLYNGLEKGSRRMNETYLEGIANIFGVLVSDLLIEDRPTIAIAGKVGAGAQVPVFDAYEKGDGPQVECPPGLSPHGVVAVEVEGDSMEPIYSHGDLLFYTRNGHDAVPSDVIGYRCVCEDADGMGWVKQVKAGDEPGLFHLISLNPGANTMWNVRLNWAVRVRLHWPAELAKRVQ, encoded by the coding sequence ATGAAATTCAGCATACGTGAAAAGCGCCTCGCGGCAGGCTTTACCCAGGAAGACATGGCAGACCAGCTTGGGATCTCCACCGGCCTCTATAATGGCCTGGAGAAGGGCAGCCGCCGGATGAATGAAACTTACCTGGAGGGGATTGCCAATATCTTCGGGGTGTTGGTGTCAGACCTGCTCATCGAAGACCGCCCTACCATTGCCATCGCCGGCAAGGTCGGTGCTGGCGCTCAGGTGCCGGTGTTCGACGCCTACGAAAAGGGCGACGGGCCGCAGGTGGAATGCCCACCTGGCCTGTCCCCGCATGGCGTGGTGGCGGTCGAGGTCGAAGGCGACAGTATGGAGCCGATTTATTCGCACGGGGATCTGCTGTTCTACACCCGCAACGGCCATGATGCGGTGCCATCCGACGTGATCGGCTATCGATGCGTTTGCGAGGATGCGGACGGCATGGGCTGGGTCAAACAAGTGAAGGCAGGCGATGAGCCGGGGCTATTCCACCTGATTTCATTGAACCCCGGCGCAAACACCATGTGGAACGTGCGGCTGAATTGGGCGGTGCGGGTACGGCTGCACTGGCCGGCGGAACTTGCTAAAAGGGTTCAATAA
- a CDS encoding tyrosine-type recombinase/integrase, translating to MKKPAKPRITKPHLAWKWNNRRGVWEPYHRITWTEGGKRRERTVKLDWQGDAERLDVLYWECATGKHQRQKAQAKHTWRALIGAWRQDPRIQGRLSDGTKKTYRRDMEGILEKNADKDVRRTTKAAVRAAHAKLADTPRKADRYLQTISLLWNYGANKLDWPLGDNPTKGVDHYGKQREYEPWPQWMVDQLEQAPEDVRTAASLILNTGQRPNAAISMKFSDFDGDWMSVLDEKNDERLEVYCPAELRTFIASAPRKGAYVLAKNLTQPRGYWAVSKAFRAWRTDLGPKAEKYVLHGLRKLSIIRLAEAGCSDAEIQAVTNQSAEMVAYYRARASRKALSRSAQQRRK from the coding sequence GTGAAGAAACCCGCCAAGCCCAGGATCACCAAACCGCACCTTGCCTGGAAGTGGAACAATCGCCGCGGAGTTTGGGAACCATACCACCGGATCACATGGACCGAGGGCGGCAAGCGGCGTGAGCGGACGGTGAAACTGGACTGGCAAGGCGATGCCGAGCGCCTGGACGTGCTCTACTGGGAGTGCGCAACCGGAAAACACCAGCGGCAGAAAGCCCAGGCCAAGCACACCTGGCGTGCGCTGATCGGGGCATGGCGACAAGATCCCCGCATTCAGGGTAGACTTTCGGACGGCACGAAAAAGACCTACCGGCGCGACATGGAAGGCATTCTCGAGAAGAACGCCGACAAGGATGTGCGGCGCACCACAAAGGCAGCCGTACGCGCAGCCCATGCCAAGCTGGCCGATACGCCGCGCAAAGCCGACCGCTACCTGCAGACGATCAGCCTGCTGTGGAACTATGGCGCGAACAAGCTGGACTGGCCGCTTGGCGACAACCCGACGAAGGGTGTGGACCACTACGGCAAGCAGCGCGAATATGAGCCGTGGCCCCAATGGATGGTCGACCAGCTGGAACAGGCGCCGGAGGACGTGCGCACCGCAGCCTCCCTGATCCTGAACACCGGCCAGCGCCCCAACGCCGCAATCTCGATGAAGTTCTCAGACTTCGACGGCGACTGGATGAGCGTCCTGGACGAAAAGAACGACGAGCGGTTGGAGGTCTACTGCCCTGCGGAACTGCGCACTTTCATTGCCTCGGCGCCGCGCAAGGGTGCCTATGTGCTGGCGAAGAACCTGACGCAGCCGCGCGGCTATTGGGCCGTGTCCAAGGCGTTTCGCGCGTGGCGCACCGACCTCGGACCAAAGGCAGAGAAATACGTGCTGCACGGGCTGCGCAAGCTGTCGATCATCCGGCTTGCCGAGGCCGGGTGCAGCGATGCCGAGATCCAGGCAGTGACAAACCAGAGCGCCGAAATGGTCGCCTATTACCGCGCACGCGCAAGCCGAAAAGCCCTGTCCCGCTCCGCTCAGCAGCGCCGGAAATAG
- a CDS encoding tetratricopeptide repeat protein, producing MVSPVQASDCPAAPDHSTRLDGLLHEVQKAATEDQAREIANRMWEFWADAPDLQAQAMLDRGMTKRTAYDFLGALEDFDQLISYCPDYAEGYNQRAFVQYLRRDFAAALRDLDRALELSPRHVAAMSGRALSLYGLSRLDEARAALAEALALNPWLPERHLAEPGGPLAPQGAGDVEL from the coding sequence GTGGTTTCCCCTGTGCAGGCCTCTGATTGCCCGGCTGCTCCGGACCATAGCACCCGGCTGGACGGGCTGCTGCACGAGGTGCAGAAGGCCGCCACCGAGGATCAGGCGCGCGAGATTGCCAACCGGATGTGGGAGTTCTGGGCCGATGCGCCGGATTTGCAGGCTCAGGCCATGCTGGACCGCGGGATGACCAAGCGCACGGCCTACGACTTTCTGGGGGCTTTGGAGGACTTTGACCAGCTGATTTCATACTGCCCGGACTATGCCGAGGGCTACAACCAGCGCGCCTTTGTGCAATACCTGCGCCGGGACTTTGCCGCCGCACTGCGCGATCTGGACCGGGCGCTGGAGCTGTCGCCCCGCCATGTCGCCGCGATGAGCGGACGGGCGCTGTCGCTTTACGGCTTGTCACGGCTGGATGAAGCACGCGCGGCCCTGGCCGAAGCGCTGGCGTTAAACCCCTGGCTGCCGGAGCGTCATCTGGCCGAACCGGGCGGGCCGCTGGCACCGCAGGGCGCAGGTGATGTGGAGTTGTAG
- a CDS encoding recombinase RecT codes for MSTAIAKKPLRQVDSVQHLLQNDQARQQLSAVAAKHMNPERLMRVTANAIRTTPKLQECEPLSFLGALMQCAALGLEPNTVLGHAYLIPFENRRKEVTEVQVVVGYKGLIDLARRSGHITSISANIHYSDDEMWEYEEGTEARLRHRPGPQEGEKLHAYAIAKFTDGGHAYVVLPWAQVMKIRDNSQGYKTAIRYNKTDSPWMAHEDAMAKKTAIRALAKYLPLSVEFVDAVQIDNDAGTRVDYASFAMSPKDGTTIDGEFIEEDGEEAAPQQDAEETKPAAERAEAKPKVQDAPEAPEEHRKAFEQIEQDLTDGAPAEATAKFHAEALEKMKAEAPELHQQALEMIQKAEQED; via the coding sequence ATGAGCACCGCCATTGCCAAGAAACCTCTGCGGCAGGTCGACAGCGTCCAGCATCTGCTCCAGAACGATCAGGCCCGCCAGCAGCTGTCTGCTGTGGCCGCCAAGCACATGAACCCCGAACGCCTGATGCGGGTCACGGCCAACGCCATCCGCACCACGCCCAAACTGCAGGAATGCGAACCGCTTTCCTTCCTCGGCGCGCTGATGCAGTGCGCGGCCCTGGGGCTGGAACCTAACACGGTTCTCGGTCACGCCTACCTGATCCCGTTCGAAAACCGCCGGAAGGAGGTCACCGAGGTGCAGGTGGTGGTCGGGTACAAAGGCCTGATCGATCTTGCCCGCCGCTCAGGCCATATCACCAGTATCAGCGCCAACATCCACTATTCGGATGATGAGATGTGGGAATACGAAGAAGGCACCGAGGCCCGCCTGCGGCACCGCCCCGGCCCGCAAGAGGGCGAAAAGCTCCATGCCTATGCCATCGCCAAATTCACCGATGGCGGCCACGCCTATGTGGTCCTGCCCTGGGCGCAGGTGATGAAGATCCGCGACAACTCGCAGGGCTACAAGACGGCTATCCGCTACAACAAAACTGACAGCCCTTGGATGGCGCATGAGGACGCGATGGCCAAAAAGACCGCCATCCGGGCTCTGGCCAAATACCTGCCGCTGTCCGTCGAGTTCGTGGATGCCGTGCAGATCGACAACGATGCCGGCACCCGGGTGGATTACGCCTCCTTCGCGATGAGCCCCAAGGACGGCACCACCATCGACGGCGAGTTCATCGAAGAGGACGGCGAAGAGGCGGCGCCCCAGCAGGACGCCGAAGAGACCAAGCCTGCCGCCGAAAGGGCTGAGGCAAAGCCGAAGGTCCAGGACGCACCCGAGGCGCCGGAAGAACACCGCAAGGCGTTTGAGCAGATCGAGCAGGATCTGACCGATGGCGCACCGGCTGAGGCAACCGCGAAGTTCCATGCGGAAGCCCTGGAAAAGATGAAGGCCGAAGCACCCGAACTTCACCAACAGGCTCTGGAGATGATCCAGAAGGCGGAGCAAGAGGACTGA